The Actinopolyspora erythraea genome has a segment encoding these proteins:
- a CDS encoding ferritin produces the protein MTLKAAKPEDRESKFHQLLQKQVRSEFNASQQYIALAVWFDKSDLPRLAAHFYKQALEERNHGMMIVRFLMDNDISVHIPGTDEVRNEFNEARELVALALEQEREVTREIEMLAKTARAEDDYIGEQFMQWFLKEQVEEVSQMSTLLTVIDRANGNLFEVETFLTRENVGDGGEDPSAPEAAGGAV, from the coding sequence ATGACTTTGAAGGCAGCCAAACCGGAAGACCGCGAATCCAAGTTCCACCAGCTGCTGCAGAAGCAGGTGCGCAGCGAGTTCAATGCTTCACAGCAGTACATCGCACTCGCCGTGTGGTTCGACAAGTCCGATCTCCCCCGGCTTGCCGCGCACTTCTACAAGCAGGCCCTGGAAGAACGCAATCACGGCATGATGATCGTCCGGTTCCTGATGGACAACGACATTTCCGTGCACATTCCGGGAACCGACGAGGTGCGGAACGAGTTCAACGAGGCCCGCGAACTGGTCGCCCTGGCGCTGGAGCAGGAGCGCGAGGTCACCCGCGAGATCGAGATGCTGGCCAAGACGGCACGCGCCGAGGACGACTACATCGGCGAGCAGTTCATGCAGTGGTTCCTCAAGGAGCAGGTCGAGGAGGTCTCGCAGATGTCCACGCTGCTGACCGTGATCGACCGCGCGAACGGCAACCTGTTCGAGGTGGAGACCTTCCTCACACGGGAGAACGTCGGTGACGGCGGCGAGGACCCCTCCGCCCCCGAG
- a CDS encoding FGGY-family carbohydrate kinase encodes MSTRTSDPGGSAEPLVVGVDVATAEVRAEVRDGRGGLAASASAALPRPTHGADGSAEQDARTWWPAAREALARCTAELGDRSRAIAALAVCATSGTVTAVDTGAEPIAPAIMYDDRRGTEPAARARRAGAGRWNDIGITPSATSGLAHLALLAERTEDPDTRLVHTPDVIAERLVGHPVATDSSHALKSGYDPLREQWVHEALEAAGVAPERLPEVVAPARPLGLVSRKAAAETGLPVGCQVRSGMTDGCAGQLAAGAVESGQVVTVIGTTMVLKAVSTELVHDPTGVVYSHRHPEGGWLPGGASNTGGEALADVAGELAELDRAAEELGPAGLVCYPLRRRGERFPFSDERARGFRSAEPGDRVELHRARLEGVAFCEKLALRRLGALGVTVSGPIRTAGGGARSSTWCRIRASVLGEPVLRVPGAGTPLGAALLAASGTVHPDLSSAAAAMAPRARMVEPVAGEVERLAESYEAFRAELTARGWLA; translated from the coding sequence TTGAGCACCAGGACCTCGGACCCCGGCGGATCGGCCGAACCGCTGGTGGTGGGCGTGGACGTGGCCACGGCGGAGGTGCGGGCCGAGGTCCGCGACGGCCGGGGCGGCCTCGCGGCGAGCGCGTCGGCGGCGCTGCCGCGCCCGACCCACGGCGCCGACGGCTCGGCCGAGCAGGACGCCCGGACCTGGTGGCCCGCCGCACGCGAGGCGCTGGCGCGCTGCACCGCCGAGCTCGGCGACCGGAGCCGTGCGATAGCGGCGCTGGCCGTCTGCGCCACCTCGGGCACCGTCACCGCGGTGGACACCGGCGCGGAGCCGATCGCGCCCGCGATCATGTACGACGACAGGCGCGGCACCGAACCGGCGGCGCGGGCCAGGCGCGCCGGGGCGGGGCGCTGGAACGACATCGGTATCACCCCTTCGGCCACCTCGGGGCTGGCCCACCTGGCGCTGCTCGCGGAGCGCACCGAGGACCCGGACACCAGGCTGGTGCACACCCCCGACGTGATAGCCGAGCGGCTGGTCGGCCACCCCGTCGCCACCGACAGCAGCCACGCGCTCAAGAGCGGCTACGACCCGCTGCGCGAGCAGTGGGTGCACGAGGCGCTGGAGGCGGCGGGGGTCGCGCCGGAGCGCCTGCCCGAGGTGGTGGCACCGGCCCGCCCGTTGGGCCTGGTCTCCCGGAAGGCGGCCGCCGAGACCGGACTCCCGGTCGGTTGCCAGGTGCGGTCCGGGATGACGGACGGCTGCGCCGGGCAGCTGGCCGCCGGAGCGGTGGAGAGCGGCCAGGTGGTCACCGTCATCGGGACCACGATGGTGCTCAAGGCGGTCTCGACCGAGCTGGTGCACGACCCGACCGGAGTGGTCTACAGCCACCGGCACCCCGAGGGCGGCTGGTTGCCGGGAGGGGCCTCCAACACCGGTGGTGAGGCGCTGGCCGACGTGGCAGGCGAACTGGCCGAACTGGACCGGGCCGCCGAGGAGCTCGGCCCGGCCGGACTGGTCTGCTACCCGCTGCGCAGGCGGGGGGAACGGTTCCCGTTCTCCGACGAGCGGGCACGCGGCTTCCGCTCGGCGGAACCCGGCGACCGGGTGGAGCTGCACCGGGCGCGCCTCGAAGGGGTGGCGTTCTGCGAGAAGCTGGCACTGCGCAGGCTCGGCGCGCTCGGCGTCACCGTGAGCGGGCCGATCCGCACGGCGGGCGGTGGTGCCCGCAGTTCCACCTGGTGCCGGATACGCGCCTCGGTGCTCGGCGAACCGGTGCTGCGCGTTCCCGGCGCGGGCACCCCGCTGGGGGCGGCGCTGCTCGCCGCCAGCGGCACCGTGCACCCCGACCTGTCGAGCGCGGCGGCGGCCATGGCGCCGCGGGCGCGGATGGTGGAACCGGTGGCGGGCGAGGTGGAACGGCTGGCCGAGAGCTACGAGGCCTTCCGGGCGGAGCTCACCGCCAGGGGATGGCTCGCGTGA
- a CDS encoding HAD family hydrolase, translating to MTSEANSHRPAPTELVLLDVGGPIYDDAVYRDALLRATRELAETEIDRVAFQRVYDEQRQRQAGSLRTAVAEHFLTPGDRRRLSDLAESYWEYPPSALYPEVLPTLRTLAGTYRLAVVANQRELVVEALRRDGIAEHVDVWAISETVGAEKPDPAIFRYAMDRAGIPAERAVHVGNRLDTDVRGAKRVGLRSVWITRGEAPPEPTEAQLTEPDAVIRSLDELPAALERLGRTAS from the coding sequence ATGACCAGCGAAGCGAACAGCCACCGGCCCGCCCCCACCGAACTGGTGCTGCTGGACGTGGGCGGGCCGATCTACGACGACGCCGTCTACCGCGACGCGCTGCTGCGCGCCACCCGCGAGCTCGCCGAGACCGAGATCGACCGCGTGGCGTTCCAGCGGGTCTACGACGAACAACGGCAGCGGCAGGCGGGCTCGCTGCGCACCGCCGTGGCCGAGCACTTCCTGACACCGGGGGACCGACGCAGGCTGTCCGACCTCGCCGAGAGCTACTGGGAGTACCCACCGAGCGCGCTCTACCCGGAGGTGCTGCCCACCCTGCGGACGCTGGCCGGGACCTACCGGCTGGCCGTGGTGGCCAACCAGCGGGAACTGGTGGTGGAGGCGCTGCGCCGCGACGGCATCGCCGAGCACGTCGACGTCTGGGCGATCTCGGAGACGGTCGGGGCGGAGAAACCGGACCCCGCGATCTTCCGGTACGCCATGGACCGGGCCGGGATCCCCGCCGAGCGGGCGGTGCACGTGGGCAACCGGCTGGACACCGACGTGCGCGGCGCGAAGCGGGTCGGGCTGCGCAGCGTGTGGATCACCCGGGGCGAGGCACCTCCCGAACCCACCGAGGCGCAGCTGACGGAACCCGACGCCGTGATCCGCTCGCTCGACGAGCTCCCCGCGGCGCTGGAACGACTGGGAAGGACGGCGTCTTGA
- a CDS encoding MFS transporter: MVQQPAAADGSAAAPESRSRLDRIGIPKPLFWGFVGVLIFMIGDGVEITYLTDYLQQPEGGGLEGSQATFATVTIYGLAVMIASWFSGTLSSIWGPRYVMWLGAAWWIVFELLFLFVAVPTQSYALILTIYGIRGFAYPLFAYAFLVWAQVASPVHMRGSVAGWFWFVFTGGLPTLGAAVAWFAIGPLGMSLHATLVLSLVLVAIGGLIGCSVSEPHGTRPIADESVANPRSPKRLLEGVDILWRDKRTLAGGITRIVNTAPEFGFFAMFPFVIGPATPGGGFLSASQIAAMTSIVYGANIAANLAFGVLGDYFGWRRTVTWFGCVGCAVSTPLWYFATVASESFAVAATLGAVYGVLLAGFVPLSALMPSMVSNKDKGSALAVLNFGAGGAAFLGPVTVYAVHPVFGGGGVAIAFALMYVLVAVLSSFVKDDSDPGEARRKQRATPATAPTTEATTA, translated from the coding sequence TTGGTACAGCAACCAGCCGCGGCGGACGGCTCGGCCGCCGCGCCGGAGAGCCGTAGCCGGCTCGACAGAATCGGCATCCCCAAACCGCTGTTCTGGGGATTCGTCGGTGTGCTGATCTTCATGATCGGCGACGGCGTGGAGATCACCTACCTGACCGACTACCTCCAGCAGCCCGAGGGCGGCGGGTTGGAGGGCTCCCAGGCCACCTTCGCCACCGTGACCATCTACGGCCTCGCCGTGATGATCGCCTCCTGGTTCTCCGGCACGCTGTCCTCGATCTGGGGGCCGCGCTACGTGATGTGGCTCGGCGCGGCCTGGTGGATCGTCTTCGAGCTCCTGTTCCTGTTCGTGGCCGTCCCCACGCAGAGCTACGCGCTGATCCTGACCATCTACGGCATCCGCGGCTTCGCCTACCCGCTGTTCGCCTACGCCTTCCTGGTGTGGGCCCAGGTCGCCAGCCCGGTGCACATGCGCGGTTCGGTCGCGGGCTGGTTCTGGTTCGTGTTCACCGGTGGCCTGCCCACCCTGGGCGCGGCCGTGGCGTGGTTCGCGATCGGCCCGCTCGGCATGAGCCTGCACGCCACCCTGGTGCTCTCGCTGGTGCTGGTCGCCATCGGTGGTCTGATCGGCTGCTCGGTCAGCGAACCGCACGGCACCAGGCCCATCGCCGACGAGAGCGTGGCCAACCCGCGCAGCCCGAAGCGGCTGTTGGAGGGCGTGGACATCCTCTGGCGCGACAAGCGGACCCTGGCGGGCGGCATCACCCGCATCGTCAACACCGCGCCGGAGTTCGGCTTCTTCGCGATGTTCCCCTTCGTGATCGGCCCCGCCACCCCCGGCGGCGGCTTCCTCAGCGCCTCCCAGATCGCGGCGATGACCAGCATCGTCTACGGCGCCAACATCGCCGCCAACCTGGCGTTCGGCGTGCTTGGCGACTACTTCGGCTGGCGCCGCACCGTGACCTGGTTCGGCTGCGTGGGCTGCGCCGTCTCCACCCCGCTGTGGTACTTCGCCACGGTGGCCAGCGAGAGCTTCGCCGTCGCGGCCACGCTGGGCGCCGTATACGGCGTGCTGCTGGCCGGGTTCGTCCCGCTGTCGGCGCTGATGCCCTCCATGGTCTCCAACAAGGACAAGGGCTCGGCCCTGGCGGTGCTCAACTTCGGCGCGGGCGGTGCGGCCTTCCTCGGCCCGGTGACGGTCTACGCCGTCCACCCGGTGTTCGGCGGCGGTGGCGTGGCGATCGCCTTCGCGCTGATGTACGTGCTCGTGGCGGTGCTGTCCAGCTTCGTCAAGGACGACAGCGACCCCGGCGAGGCCAGGAGGAAGCAGCGGGCCACCCCGGCCACCGCCCCGACGACGGAGGCCACGACGGCCTGA
- a CDS encoding HAD family hydrolase — protein sequence MTVSQVIEPRSAGPLRAVVFDMDGVLVESEHLWERMWTRYAARHGHEWSAEDTSTVQGMSSPEWSAYLGRVCGSPEPASETERAVVDDMIAALDDGEIELLHGAREMVTEVSAVVPIALASSAARRLIDAVLDRHGLAGHFTATVSSAEVPRGKPSPDVYTEAAHRLGFTGPECAGVEDSSNGIRAAHAAGMSVVAIPNAGYPPKPDAIASATVVADSLDRVRETLLSMLSEPVTESEGA from the coding sequence ATGACGGTCAGTCAGGTAATCGAGCCCCGGTCGGCGGGACCGCTGCGGGCGGTCGTGTTCGACATGGACGGCGTGCTGGTGGAGAGCGAGCACCTCTGGGAACGCATGTGGACCCGCTACGCCGCCAGGCACGGGCACGAGTGGAGCGCCGAGGACACCTCGACGGTCCAGGGAATGAGCTCGCCGGAATGGTCGGCCTACCTCGGCAGGGTCTGCGGCAGCCCCGAACCCGCCTCGGAGACCGAACGCGCTGTCGTCGACGACATGATCGCCGCGCTGGACGACGGCGAGATCGAGCTGCTCCACGGCGCCCGCGAGATGGTCACCGAGGTCAGCGCGGTGGTCCCGATCGCGCTCGCCTCCTCGGCCGCCAGGCGGCTGATCGACGCCGTGCTGGACCGGCACGGTCTGGCCGGGCACTTCACCGCGACCGTCTCCAGCGCCGAGGTTCCCAGGGGCAAGCCCAGCCCCGACGTCTACACCGAGGCGGCCCACCGACTCGGGTTCACCGGCCCGGAGTGCGCGGGCGTCGAGGACTCCAGCAACGGGATCCGCGCCGCCCACGCGGCCGGGATGAGCGTGGTCGCCATCCCCAACGCCGGCTATCCCCCCAAGCCGGACGCCATCGCCTCGGCCACCGTCGTCGCCGATTCGCTGGACCGAGTGCGCGAGACCCTGCTGTCCATGCTGTCCGAACCGGTGACCGAGAGCGAGGGTGCCTGA